Below is a window of Raphanus sativus cultivar WK10039 unplaced genomic scaffold, ASM80110v3 Scaffold0168, whole genome shotgun sequence DNA.
GTCGGATCTTCCACGGGACATGGAAGAGGAGGTGCTCTCTAAGCTTCCGATGACATCTCTGAGAAGAGCTCGATTCACCTGCAAAAGGTGGAACAACTCTTTATCAAAAAATCTAAGCTTTACAAAAAAGTACAAAAACGAAGCAGCAAAGAGGAAGGAGGAGTATCAGGTGGTGATGATGCTCGAATACAAGGTTTACTTGATGAGCGTCAATCTCCTCAATCCATCTCCATCTATCGAGCCTATTGGTAAACTCTTTAGCCTAGACGACGCTACTCATGATGGAGTCGACATAGGTAAAATATTTCACTGCGATGGTTTGTTGTTATGCGTTACCAAAGACAGAACTAGGCTTGTTGTTTGGAACCCTTTCAATGGGCAGACGAGGTGGATCCAACCCAGAGATACTTACCACAGCTGTGACAGGTACGCTCTCGGATACGAGAATACGACCAAGTACTCGCGCCGTAGCCACAAAGTCTTGAGATTTGTGGATGATTACGACCACAGCTTAAAGCGCCGAGTATGTGAGTTTGAAATCTTTAATTTAAACACTAGTTCTTGGAAGGTTGTTGATTTCAATCCAGGCTGGATGATGATACAGTATTTTTACCGCGGCTTGTCTCTCAAGGGCAATACTTACTGGTTTGCCGAAGAGAATCTTGTTGGCAAAATAGGAAGAGTTTTTTTACTCTGTTTCAACTTTACAACAGAGAGTTTTGGACCGCGTCTGCCTCTGCCTTTTCGCGGTCGCTATGGAGATACATTGTCTCTATCTAGCGTTCGAGAAGAGCAGCTTGCTGTCTTGTTTCAGAAATCTGATGCACCTGCATACACCTTGAAGGTTTGGATTAGTAGCAAGGTTGGTCCCAATGCAGTGTCGTGGCACAAGGTGTTCTTATCGGTTGATATGAAACCCTTCACCGGTTTTCAGTTTCTGAACTACGCTGGAAGTTTCTttgttgatgagaagaagaaggtcgTTGTGGTTATTGATATGACTAGAAGTCCTCCTTTGCCTATTCGTAATATGGCTTACATCATTGGTGAAAATGGATACTTCAAAACTGTGGATCTCGGTGATTTTGCCAACCGAAATTGCTGGCCACTTGTGTGCTCTTATGTTCCAAGCTCGGTGAAAATCAACCAAGCTTCACCACTAGGCAACCAGAGGAACACACGATCGTAAATCTTATTAACTTGTTATTCTCGTGTTTActtcatattttcattttttttctttctattattAATTTGAATCTCTTCCCACATTTCTTTGAAACACTCAAATACATCTTAAATTGTCTTTGCATCTTGGATTGTCTTTACCCCTAAAAGTGATGACGTCTAGAGTTTGTTCCTTGAAGCTTTCTGTAGCAT
It encodes the following:
- the LOC108812596 gene encoding F-box/kelch-repeat protein At3g16740-like codes for the protein MMSDLPRDMEEEVLSKLPMTSLRRARFTCKRWNNSLSKNLSFTKKYKNEAAKRKEEYQVVMMLEYKVYLMSVNLLNPSPSIEPIGKLFSLDDATHDGVDIGKIFHCDGLLLCVTKDRTRLVVWNPFNGQTRWIQPRDTYHSCDRYALGYENTTKYSRRSHKVLRFVDDYDHSLKRRVCEFEIFNLNTSSWKVVDFNPGWMMIQYFYRGLSLKGNTYWFAEENLVGKIGRVFLLCFNFTTESFGPRLPLPFRGRYGDTLSLSSVREEQLAVLFQKSDAPAYTLKVWISSKVGPNAVSWHKVFLSVDMKPFTGFQFLNYAGSFFVDEKKKVVVVIDMTRSPPLPIRNMAYIIGENGYFKTVDLGDFANRNCWPLVCSYVPSSVKINQASPLGNQRNTRS